The following coding sequences lie in one Corynebacterium humireducens NBRC 106098 = DSM 45392 genomic window:
- the rnpA gene encoding ribonuclease P protein component: protein MLPKQHKLTSPTDFSRTMKRGRRAGSRTVVVHLLDRRTGPDAGIAHQGGPRVGLIVSKAVGNAVIRHRTSRRLRHVCASLFDALPPTTDLVVRALPASGAASSSDLEKDIRKALTRLGALDA, encoded by the coding sequence GTGCTTCCGAAGCAGCACAAGCTCACGTCGCCGACTGACTTCAGCCGGACGATGAAGCGTGGACGCCGCGCCGGTAGCCGCACCGTGGTGGTCCATCTCCTGGACCGCCGGACCGGGCCCGACGCCGGGATCGCCCACCAGGGCGGACCCCGCGTCGGGCTCATCGTCTCCAAGGCCGTCGGGAACGCGGTGATCCGTCACCGCACGTCCCGGCGGCTTCGTCACGTGTGCGCCTCGCTTTTCGACGCCCTCCCGCCCACCACCGACCTCGTGGTGCGCGCGTTGCCGGCGTCGGGGGCGGCGTCGTCAAGCGACCTGGAGAAGGACATCCGGAAGGCACTCACCCGCCTGGGGGCGCTGGATGCGTAG
- the rpmH gene encoding 50S ribosomal protein L34 codes for MAKGKRTFQPNNRRRARVHGFRTRMRTRAGRAIVSARRRKGRAKLTA; via the coding sequence GTGGCAAAGGGCAAGCGGACGTTCCAGCCGAACAACCGTCGTCGCGCACGCGTGCACGGCTTCCGTACCCGTATGCGCACCCGTGCAGGTCGCGCAATCGTCTCGGCGCGTCGCCGTAAGGGCCGCGCCAAGCTGACCGCTTAA